AGCCCAGGGCCCGCACCGGCAAGCGGACCATGCTCTACATGGCCCTGTCCCTGTCCTTCATGGTGGTGGGCCTGATCCTCAACTACATGCTCCACCGGGTGGAGTTCCAGCCCGGAAAGACCTTGAACGCCGTGCTCTTCGGGGCCATGATCAGTTCCTGGGGCGTGGCCGGGCCGGTGGTCGTCTCGGCGGTGCTGGTGACCGAGGCGGCCATCCTCTTCGTCGCGGCACAGGCCGGATTCCTCGACGGCCCGCGGATCCTGGCCAACATGGCCCTGGACCGCTGGGCCCCGGCCCAGTTCGCGCACCTGAGCGACCGTCTGGTGACCCAGAACGGCATCTTGCTCATGGGCGGCGCGGCCCTGGTGCTCATGGAGATCACCGGGGGCTCGGTGGAAGTGCTTCTCGTGCTCTACAGCATCAATGTTTTCGTTACTTTCATCCTGTCCCAGGCGGGCATGGTCCGACACTGGTGGCAGGCGCGCGGCGAGGAGCCGCACTGGCGCAAGGGGCTGCTGCTCAATGGTCTGGGTTTGGTGCTCACGGGTTTCATCCTGGCCACCATCGTGGCCGTGAAGTTCTTCGAGGGTGGCTGGGCCACCCTGGTGGTCACCGGGGCCCTGGCCGGGGCCGCGTTGCTCATCCGGCGTCACTACCGGCGAGTGGGCGCGCTGGTGCGCAAACTGGACGGGCTCAAGCAGGCGGTGGAGGAGGACATGAGCCGCCTGCCCGACAACCCGGAACCGGGCGATCTCTCCGCGCCGGCCGGCTCCTTCGCGCGCACGGCGGTGGTCCTGGTGAGCGGCTACAACGGCCTGGGGCTGCACAGCCTGCTGGCGATCCACCGACGCTTTCCCGGCGAATTCAGCAATTACGTCTTCCTTTGCGCCGGGGCCGTGGACGCGGGCGTCTATCGCGGAAAACGGGAGATGGAGGAACTGCGGGATCGGCTCTCCGACGAGTTGGGGCAGTACGTTCGGCTCATGCGGCGACGCGGCTATCACGCCGAGAGCGTGCTCGGGGTGGGCACCGACGTGGTGGAGGTGATCGCCGGTCTGGCCGAGGAGGTGGCCGAGCGCTACCCCTGGTCAGTATTCTTCGCGGGACAACTCGTGTTCCCCAGGGAATCGTTCTGGAGCAGGCTGCTGCACAACCAGGTGGTCTTCGGCGTTCAACGCAGGCTTCTGCGCCGGGCGCTGCCTTTCACCGTGCTGCCGGTCACGGTCTGAGCGGGCGGGGTGGGTCAGTCGGCGTCCAACCCGCGCAGACGGGCGGCCGAGGACAGGCCCTTGAAGGCCGCTCCGAGTGGCGCCTGGAAGGGCTTCTTGAAAAGCTCGGTGTAGAGCTTCTTGGCTTCCTCGAAAAATGGATTGAGGTCCAGGGCCCGGGAGATGTTCTCCCGGGCCTCGGCCTCCTGTCCGAGGAGATGCTGAGCCTTGCCGAGGTTGAAGTGAATCTGCTCGTCGTCCGGGGTCATTTCGAGGGCACGGAAATAGGCTTCCACGGCCCCCGCCAAGTCGCCGTCGCGGCGCAGTTTGAGCCCGAGCAGCTTGTAGGGGTTGTGGGCCTCGCGGTTGTGTTTGAGCACCTGGATGAAGGTCAACCTGGCCTCTTCAAAACGGTCCAGCTGGGCCAGAACCTCGGCGGCCTTCTCGATGTTCGTCTTGTAGCGTTCGAAATCTCCCCGGGCCTTGTAGGCCTCGGCCAGCCCCTTGTAGGCCTCGGCGAAGAGTTCATTGTACTTGATGGCCTTCTGAAAGGCGACCACGGCCTTGGCGTATTCCTTCTTCACCAGGAAGGAACAACCCATGTCGTAGTAGAACTGGGCCTCGTTGCCCCCGCTGATGATCTCCTCGTAGTGCTCGGCGGCGGCCTTGTGGTCGCCCTGTTCGGCCAGGGCCCGGGCCTTTTCCATCCGTACACGCTGCTCTTCCGGGTAGTCGGCCATGCGTTTGGCCGCCACGAGATAGCGCTCCAGGGTCTTGGGAGCGTATGGCCGGATCACGTATCCCGAGCAGCCCTGGCCGATGGCGTCCAGGACGTATTCCCGGCTGTTCATGAGCGAGACCATGATTACCGGCAGGCTGCGCCGCTTCAGTTCCCCGCGGATTTTTCCCAAAAAATCCAGGCCGGTCATGTCGGCAAGTCCCGAGTCGCAGAGAACGAGATCGACCCCGTGACGCTCGATTTGGTCCAGGGCTGCCTGACCCTTCTCGAACACCTGGATCACGCTTGGTGCGAACAGCCGCAGGATCCTCTTGTCGATTTTTGCGTGGATTTTGTTGCCGCTGAGCACCGCGACCCGATCGAAGGCCTGGAAGGCCGTTCTGCCGCTGCCGCTGGACTGTTCGTTCATCCTGGCGGCATTACTCGCTCTTTGCATCAGGCGTCAACAGGGGCGGCGGTTTTGGATCGTCGCGATCCCGGACCCCGTCACCGCGCGTAAATCGCCTCCCTCCGCTCCGACACGCTCCCGCCTTTGGGCCGGGAGCGTTTTTTTTCGCCCGCGCCCCTCCGCCAACTGACCTCGGACTCCGGGAGGCCACAATGCCGCTTGTGCGCCTTTCCGATTCGCGCGCCGCTTCGCTCCCGTGTTCCGGCCGCTCCCCACCCACAACGCCCATTGTGCCACGAGCTTTGCGGTCTAGAAAAATAATATAACTATATCAACATATTAAGAGTGAAAAATGCTTGGCACGCTTGTGGCTATTCCCGATCAAACACTGACTGGCCAGTCATGACGGTAGGCAAGAAGCATCACTGAACGACACAACCACCAGGAGAATCACAATGGGTAGCATCGGAAGTATCAGCAGACCGACTGAAGGCATGTTGATGGGCCTGGTTCAGTATCCCGTTCCGGTCATCAACTCCCGCAAGGAGATCGAGGCCAGCATCGACCGCATCTGCGCCGCCACCGCCGCCACCAAGGCCGGCTATCCGGGCATGGATCTCATCGTGTGGCCGGAATACAGCAGCCAGGGCCTGAACACCAAGAAGTGGGTCACCGACGAGTTCCTGCTCGACGTGGAAGGCCCCCTGTTCCAGCGCTACGCCCAGACCTGTAAGGAGAACGACGTCTGGGGCGTGTTCTCCATCATGGAGCGCAACCCGAACAAGAACCAGATGCCGTACAACACCGCGGTCATCTTCAACAACAAGGGCGAGCTCGCCCTGAAGTACCGCAAGCTGAACCCCTGGGTTCCGATCGAGCCCTGGATGCCCGGCGACCTCGGCCAGCCCGTGTGCGAAGGCCCCGGCGGCAGCAAGCTCTCGATCTGCATC
The nucleotide sequence above comes from Desulfovibrio aminophilus DSM 12254. Encoded proteins:
- a CDS encoding APC family permease — encoded protein: MSRSSLTARFRALVLGRPLDPEDRGLFHKLALASFLAWVGLGADPLSSSCYGPSEAFLALGGHHALSLFVALATVVTVCVISASYTQIIDLFPTGGGGYLVAGRLLSPSVGMVSGCALLIDYVLTITLSIASGADAVFSFLPPSWQGGKLAFALAGVILLTVLNLRGVKESVSVLVPIFLAFLVGHVFLILYGLGQHLDGLPEIVSRAAADVGATQRELGFWGMIALILRAYAMGAGTYTGLEAVSNGLPVLREPRARTGKRTMLYMALSLSFMVVGLILNYMLHRVEFQPGKTLNAVLFGAMISSWGVAGPVVVSAVLVTEAAILFVAAQAGFLDGPRILANMALDRWAPAQFAHLSDRLVTQNGILLMGGAALVLMEITGGSVEVLLVLYSINVFVTFILSQAGMVRHWWQARGEEPHWRKGLLLNGLGLVLTGFILATIVAVKFFEGGWATLVVTGALAGAALLIRRHYRRVGALVRKLDGLKQAVEEDMSRLPDNPEPGDLSAPAGSFARTAVVLVSGYNGLGLHSLLAIHRRFPGEFSNYVFLCAGAVDAGVYRGKREMEELRDRLSDELGQYVRLMRRRGYHAESVLGVGTDVVEVIAGLAEEVAERYPWSVFFAGQLVFPRESFWSRLLHNQVVFGVQRRLLRRALPFTVLPVTV
- a CDS encoding tetratricopeptide repeat protein, with protein sequence MNEQSSGSGRTAFQAFDRVAVLSGNKIHAKIDKRILRLFAPSVIQVFEKGQAALDQIERHGVDLVLCDSGLADMTGLDFLGKIRGELKRRSLPVIMVSLMNSREYVLDAIGQGCSGYVIRPYAPKTLERYLVAAKRMADYPEEQRVRMEKARALAEQGDHKAAAEHYEEIISGGNEAQFYYDMGCSFLVKKEYAKAVVAFQKAIKYNELFAEAYKGLAEAYKARGDFERYKTNIEKAAEVLAQLDRFEEARLTFIQVLKHNREAHNPYKLLGLKLRRDGDLAGAVEAYFRALEMTPDDEQIHFNLGKAQHLLGQEAEARENISRALDLNPFFEEAKKLYTELFKKPFQAPLGAAFKGLSSAARLRGLDAD